A stretch of the Opisthocomus hoazin isolate bOpiHoa1 chromosome 2, bOpiHoa1.hap1, whole genome shotgun sequence genome encodes the following:
- the CCN6 gene encoding cellular communication network factor 6 yields MCRNMRWLLFPTIFIIPCTQQFFHSPPAKPEEKPSERGEVHQREELCHWPCRCPPVPACTPGVSLVKDGCGCCKVCAKQSGESCNEADICDPHKGLYCDYSADEPRYETGVCAHLVAVGCELNGVHYLNGQPFQPSPLYKCLCVSGAIGCTPVFTPRLAASPCPRATGSKKPGQPTCGPGQHKRLQSTDYRLLSAYRSLPLVLKKKCLVQATPWTPCSRTCGIGISIRVTNDNTKCEMKKEKRLCFIQPCLTNILKTIKIPKGKTCQPTFQLPAAEKLVFSGCSTTQSYKLTFCGACLDKRCCVPNKSKMITVQFECPNEGAFNWKMMWITSCVCQRICSAPGDIFSELKVL; encoded by the exons ATGTGCAGGAACATGCGGTGGCTCCTTTTTCCCACCATCTTCATCATCCCTTGTACGCAACAG TTTTTCCACAGCCCACCAGCGAAGCCTGAAGAAAAACCTTCGGAAAGAGGTGAAGTCCACCAGCGCGAGGAGCTCTGCCACTGGCCGTGCAGATGCCCACCTGTGCCAGCCTGCACCCCCGGGGTAAGCCTGGTGAAGGACGGCTGCGGCTGCTGCAAGGTCTGCGCCAAGCAGTCGGGAGAGAGCTGCAACGAAGCAGACATCTGCGACCCCCACAAAGGCCTCTACTGCGACTACTCGGCAGACGAGCCTAGGTATGAAACAGGCGTGTGTGCAC ATCTGGTAGCTGTAGGATGTGAGCTCAATGGAGTTCATTACCTTAACGGGCAGCCCTTCCAGCCCAGCCCGCTTTATAAGTGCCTGTGCGTCAGCGGTGCAATCGGCTGTACGCCTGTATTCACACCGAGATTGGCAGCgagtccctgccccagggccACGGGCAGCAAGAAGCCTGGACAGCCCACCTGCGGCCCTGGACAGCACAAGCGGCTTCAGTCAACAGACTACAGACTGCTGTCGG CTTACAGAAGCTTACCGCTAGTTTTGAAAAAGAAGTGCCTGGTGCAGGCAACTCCTTGGACACCCTGTTCCAGGACCTGTGGCATTGGCATATCCATCAGAGTGACCAACGACAAcacaaaatgtgaaatgaaaaaagaaaagagattatGCTTCATCCAGCCTTGTCTGACCAATATACTGAAGACAATAAAG ATTCCAAAAGGAAAAACATGTCAGCCGACATTCCAGCTTCCTGCAGCAGAGAAACTAGTTTTTTCTGGATGCTCCACGACACAAAGCTACAAACTGACTTTCTGCGGGGCGTGCTTGGACAAGAGGTGCTGCGTACCTAACAAGTCCAAAATGATCACAGTGCAGTTTGAGTGTCCCAATGAAGGCGCCTTTAATTGGAAGATGATGTGGATAACATCGTGCGTATGTCAGAGGATCTGCAGTGCTCCAGGAGACATATTTTCCGAACTCAAAGTTTTATGA